From a single Okeanomitos corallinicola TIOX110 genomic region:
- a CDS encoding DUF1565 domain-containing protein: MTQTFYVSPSTGADTNPGTQQAPFKSITKALQIATINDKIRLANGNYNAANGEIFPLTVPVGVTVVGNEPDNGNGVFIEGSGNYLSRTFARQNVTFVLLNNSELRGVTVTNSDSRGTAVWVESSTPTIANSTFTKCKREGVFATGDANPVIQDNIFRENAANGISIAKNSQGKLQGNICVNTGYGIAISDNTSPTLTDNQIYENRSGIIISGSSRPILRNNLIERNTDDGLTVISQALPDLGNVDNLGGNTIRNNGNFDIQNAGSNTLVSVGNQIDAAKVKGKIEFVNISAPTPEPIPEPTPEPTPEPIPEPTPVPTPEPIPEPTPEPIPEPIPEPTPEPIPEPTPEPIPEPIPEPIPEPTPEPIPEPTPEPIPEPTPEPTPEPIPEPTPVPKNVLTDIGNHWAAAFIEELVNLDIIKGYPDRTFRPNATMTRAQYAALLVKAFNPTNKREAINFKDVSEKFWAFQVIQQAYQGEFLSGYPNNTFAPNQNIQRVQVIVSLVNGLGLSATSKTSSISFDDEAKIPNYGKDEVIVATQRKMIVNYPSKNLFNPTRDATRAEVAMMVYQALLDAGRVAVINSPYIVG, from the coding sequence ATGACTCAAACATTTTACGTAAGTCCTAGCACTGGCGCAGATACTAACCCCGGTACTCAACAAGCACCTTTCAAAAGTATTACTAAAGCCTTACAAATAGCCACCATCAACGATAAAATTCGACTAGCAAACGGTAACTACAACGCTGCTAATGGTGAAATTTTTCCCCTCACTGTACCCGTGGGTGTTACGGTAGTCGGTAATGAACCAGATAATGGTAACGGTGTTTTCATAGAAGGTAGTGGTAATTATCTTAGCCGAACCTTTGCCCGTCAGAATGTCACTTTTGTCCTGTTGAATAATTCAGAATTACGAGGAGTAACAGTCACTAACTCTGATAGTCGTGGTACTGCTGTCTGGGTAGAATCAAGTACACCCACAATTGCTAATAGCACCTTTACTAAATGCAAACGGGAGGGAGTTTTTGCCACTGGTGACGCTAACCCCGTAATTCAAGATAATATTTTCAGAGAAAATGCCGCCAATGGTATTTCCATTGCCAAAAATTCCCAAGGTAAGTTACAGGGTAATATCTGCGTTAACACTGGTTATGGTATTGCGATTAGTGATAATACATCTCCCACGCTGACAGATAACCAAATTTATGAAAATCGTTCTGGAATTATTATTTCCGGCAGTTCTCGTCCTATTTTACGAAATAATCTGATTGAAAGAAATACTGATGATGGTTTAACTGTAATTTCTCAAGCTTTACCTGATCTTGGTAATGTTGATAATCTGGGTGGTAATACTATCCGTAATAATGGTAATTTCGATATCCAAAATGCAGGTAGCAATACTCTGGTTTCTGTGGGAAATCAAATAGATGCTGCTAAAGTTAAGGGCAAAATAGAGTTTGTTAATATTTCAGCACCTACACCTGAACCCATTCCGGAACCTACACCTGAACCTACACCTGAACCTATTCCCGAACCTACACCAGTACCTACACCCGAACCTATTCCCGAACCTACACCTGAACCTATTCCCGAACCTATTCCCGAACCTACACCTGAACCTATTCCCGAACCTACACCCGAACCTATTCCCGAACCCATTCCCGAACCCATTCCCGAACCCACACCTGAACCCATTCCCGAACCCACACCTGAACCTATTCCAGAACCTACACCTGAACCTACACCTGAACCTATTCCAGAACCTACACCAGTACCTAAAAATGTATTAACAGATATTGGTAATCATTGGGCGGCGGCGTTTATTGAAGAATTAGTTAACCTGGATATTATTAAAGGTTATCCAGATAGGACATTTAGGCCGAATGCAACTATGACTAGGGCGCAATATGCCGCATTATTAGTGAAAGCTTTTAACCCAACTAATAAACGTGAAGCTATTAATTTTAAAGACGTATCAGAGAAGTTTTGGGCTTTTCAAGTTATTCAGCAAGCCTATCAAGGTGAATTTTTGTCTGGTTATCCTAATAATACCTTTGCGCCAAATCAAAATATTCAGCGTGTACAAGTGATTGTTTCTTTAGTAAATGGTTTGGGATTATCTGCTACTTCAAAAACTAGCAGTATATCATTTGATGATGAAGCAAAAATTCCTAACTATGGCAAAGATGAAGTCATAGTTGCCACCCAAAGAAAGATGATTGTTAATTACCCTAGTAAAAATTTATTTAACCCTACCCGTGATGCCACAAGGGCAGAAGTGGCTATGATGGTATATCAAGCTTTACTTGATGCAGGACGTGTAGCGGTGATTAACTCGCCCTACATTGTCGGTTAA
- a CDS encoding ABC transporter substrate-binding protein, with amino-acid sequence MKLNKNLIEHTKRLLLIITLLSFTALSITGCNPTQLKKSDAKVPQLVSSILSDPKTFNYPLSSESPNIFGYTYEGLLSQNPLTGELEPDLAESWEVSEDKLKITFTLKDNLKWSDGKPLTVDDVVFTYNDIYLNENIPTDIRDILRIGKDRKLPSVRKVDNRRVEFSVPEPFRPFLQNTGAAILPAHVLREFVETKDKDGKPIFLTKWGVDTPPEEIIVNGPYQLERYDTSQRVIFRRNPNYWRKDQQGNSQPYIERIVWQIVESTDTSLLQFRSGGLDAVGVTPDYFSLLKTQEKQGNFQIYNGGPSTSTSFVFFNLNQGKRNGKTLVDPVKSRWFNNVEFRQAVAYAIDRQTMINNIYRGLGQTQNSPISVQSHYYLPPEKGLKVYDYNPEKAKQLLLKSGFKYNAENQLEDAQGNRVRFSLLTNAGNRIREAMGSQIKQDLSKIGIQVDFTPLAWNTFLDKLSNTLDWEASLIGLTGGLEPNDGANVWSPEGGLHMFNQKPQPGQKPLEGWKVAPWEEKIYQLYIQAAQEFDEEKVKALYAESQKITQENLPLIYLVNAYSLSAVRNRFAGIKFSALGGPFWNIHEIRITK; translated from the coding sequence ATGAAACTCAATAAAAACCTTATCGAACACACAAAACGCCTCTTATTAATAATCACTCTCCTCTCATTTACAGCATTATCAATCACAGGTTGTAACCCCACACAATTGAAAAAAAGTGATGCAAAAGTACCTCAATTAGTAAGTAGTATTCTCAGCGATCCCAAAACATTTAACTATCCTCTCAGTTCCGAATCACCTAACATTTTTGGTTACACCTATGAAGGATTGCTTTCCCAAAATCCCCTCACAGGAGAACTAGAACCAGATTTAGCGGAATCATGGGAAGTTTCCGAAGATAAATTAAAAATTACCTTTACCTTAAAAGACAACTTAAAATGGTCAGATGGTAAACCATTAACCGTTGATGATGTCGTCTTTACCTACAACGACATTTATCTAAATGAAAACATTCCCACAGATATTAGAGACATTCTCAGAATTGGCAAAGATCGCAAATTACCGAGTGTGAGAAAAGTTGATAATAGACGAGTAGAATTTAGTGTTCCCGAACCATTTAGACCTTTTTTACAAAATACAGGTGCGGCAATTTTACCCGCTCATGTTTTAAGGGAATTTGTAGAAACAAAAGACAAAGATGGAAAACCAATATTCTTAACTAAATGGGGTGTAGATACACCACCAGAAGAAATCATAGTTAATGGACCATATCAACTAGAACGATATGACACAAGTCAACGAGTAATTTTTCGTCGTAACCCCAATTATTGGAGGAAAGATCAACAAGGTAATTCCCAACCTTACATAGAAAGAATTGTATGGCAAATTGTCGAATCAACAGATACTTCTTTATTACAATTTCGTTCTGGTGGTTTAGATGCTGTAGGAGTAACACCTGATTATTTTTCATTGTTAAAAACCCAAGAAAAACAAGGTAATTTCCAAATATATAATGGTGGTCCATCTACCAGTACAAGTTTTGTGTTTTTCAATTTGAATCAAGGTAAGAGAAATGGTAAAACATTAGTAGATCCTGTAAAATCTCGTTGGTTCAATAATGTAGAATTTCGTCAAGCTGTAGCTTACGCAATTGATAGACAAACCATGATTAATAATATTTATCGTGGTTTAGGACAAACTCAAAACTCACCAATTTCTGTACAAAGTCATTATTATCTACCTCCAGAAAAAGGTTTAAAAGTTTATGATTATAATCCTGAAAAAGCCAAGCAATTACTACTAAAATCTGGATTCAAATATAATGCAGAAAATCAATTAGAAGATGCTCAAGGTAATCGTGTCCGCTTTTCCTTACTTACTAATGCAGGTAACAGAATTAGGGAAGCAATGGGTTCACAAATTAAACAGGATTTAAGTAAGATTGGGATTCAAGTTGATTTTACACCTTTAGCTTGGAACACATTTTTAGATAAGTTATCTAATACTTTAGATTGGGAAGCTTCTTTAATCGGTTTAACTGGTGGATTAGAACCTAATGATGGTGCTAATGTTTGGTCTCCTGAAGGCGGTTTACATATGTTTAATCAAAAACCCCAACCAGGACAAAAGCCTTTAGAAGGATGGAAAGTTGCACCGTGGGAAGAAAAAATTTATCAACTTTATATTCAAGCTGCACAGGAATTTGACGAAGAAAAAGTAAAAGCTCTTTATGCAGAAAGTCAAAAAATAACGCAGGAAAATTTGCCGCTTATTTATTTGGTAAATGCCTATTCTCTATCAGCAGTCAGAAATCGGTTTGCAGGAATTAAATTTTCTGCGTTGGGAGGACCCTTCTGGAATATTCATGAAATCAGAATTACAAAGTAG
- a CDS encoding PIN domain-containing protein, with protein MTILYIETNFLMAIAKGQDPEAENLLYNPPNEIRIFIPNICYVEAVSVFKIEKQVRESFKTELEKKIKEAKRDLSSANAISLINNLEQAKIDNDLLLDDIQYRLSSAIDGGNSQANSLLIPNVQLQNTCRIMLTQPETLLVKNDIMDNLIIRCILNHADSHSQEEKAFISNNSKDFSKPEVKEVLSSAGITYFTMTQHFLDWFNSRSST; from the coding sequence GTGACAATACTTTACATAGAAACTAATTTTTTAATGGCTATTGCTAAAGGGCAAGATCCCGAAGCAGAAAATTTACTATATAACCCACCTAATGAAATACGTATATTTATACCAAATATTTGTTACGTTGAAGCTGTATCTGTATTCAAGATAGAAAAACAAGTAAGAGAGTCTTTTAAAACAGAACTAGAAAAGAAAATTAAAGAAGCTAAACGTGATCTATCTTCTGCCAATGCTATATCTTTAATTAACAATTTAGAACAAGCAAAAATTGATAATGATTTATTGCTTGATGATATTCAATATCGTCTTTCCAGTGCTATTGATGGAGGAAATTCTCAGGCAAACAGTCTACTTATACCCAATGTTCAACTCCAGAATACTTGTAGAATAATGTTAACTCAACCAGAAACATTGTTAGTCAAAAACGATATCATGGATAACTTAATTATAAGATGTATTTTAAATCATGCGGATTCACATTCTCAAGAAGAAAAAGCATTTATTAGTAATAATAGTAAAGACTTTAGTAAACCTGAAGTCAAAGAAGTTTTAAGCAGTGCTGGAATCACATATTTTACAATGACACAGCACTTTCTCGACTGGTTTAACTCCCGTTCATCAACCTAA
- the ispF gene encoding 2-C-methyl-D-erythritol 2,4-cyclodiphosphate synthase has protein sequence MTMKIRIGNGYDIHKLVSDRPLILGGVNIPHELGLLGHSDADVLTHAIMDAMLGALSLGDIGHYFPPSDPQWKGADSLVLLKQVNRLILNQGWKIGNIDSVVVAERPKLKPHISTMRDKLAGVLELESNQVGVKATTNEKLGPTGREEGICAYAVVLLVASD, from the coding sequence ATGACTATGAAAATCAGAATTGGTAACGGCTACGATATTCACAAATTAGTGAGCGATCGCCCTTTAATCCTCGGCGGTGTTAACATTCCCCATGAACTGGGTTTGTTAGGACATAGTGATGCTGATGTCCTTACTCATGCCATCATGGACGCTATGCTAGGGGCTTTATCTTTGGGAGATATTGGACACTATTTCCCCCCTAGCGATCCCCAATGGAAAGGGGCTGATAGTCTTGTACTATTAAAACAAGTCAATCGCCTGATTCTTAACCAAGGTTGGAAAATCGGCAACATTGATTCTGTGGTAGTTGCCGAACGTCCCAAATTAAAACCCCACATTTCTACAATGCGGGATAAATTAGCGGGGGTTTTAGAATTAGAATCAAATCAAGTTGGTGTCAAAGCTACCACTAATGAAAAACTGGGCCCCACAGGTAGAGAAGAAGGTATTTGTGCTTATGCTGTAGTTTTATTAGTGGCTAGTGATTAG
- the trmD gene encoding tRNA (guanosine(37)-N1)-methyltransferase TrmD, which yields MRFDIVTLFPDCFTSILTSGILGKALAKQIAQVNLVNPRDFTTDKHRKVDDEPYGGGVGMLMKPEPIFAAVESLPVLPRREVILMSPQGQTIDQPLLRELTANYHQLVVICGHYEGVDDRVLNLVTREVSLGDFILTGGEIPSMALLNGVVRLLPGTVGKVESLKAESFEEGLLDFPQYTRPANFRGWKVPDVLLSGNHAEIARWRFQQQIERTASRRPDLLEKWQEEREEGSGD from the coding sequence GTGCGTTTTGATATAGTTACGCTTTTTCCAGACTGTTTTACCTCAATTCTGACTTCCGGTATTTTAGGTAAAGCCTTAGCCAAGCAGATTGCCCAAGTAAATCTGGTCAATCCCAGAGATTTTACTACTGATAAGCATCGTAAGGTTGATGATGAACCCTACGGTGGTGGTGTGGGTATGTTGATGAAACCTGAACCGATTTTTGCTGCTGTGGAATCTTTGCCAGTTCTACCCCGTCGAGAGGTGATTTTAATGAGTCCTCAAGGGCAAACGATTGATCAGCCTTTACTGCGTGAATTAACTGCGAATTACCACCAATTGGTTGTGATTTGCGGACACTATGAAGGAGTAGATGACCGGGTTTTGAATTTGGTAACTCGTGAAGTCTCTTTGGGTGATTTTATTCTCACAGGGGGAGAAATTCCCTCTATGGCTTTGTTAAATGGCGTTGTACGATTATTACCTGGAACTGTGGGTAAGGTAGAGTCTCTTAAAGCAGAAAGTTTTGAGGAGGGTTTATTAGATTTTCCTCAGTACACTCGTCCTGCTAATTTTCGTGGTTGGAAAGTTCCAGATGTGCTACTCAGTGGTAATCATGCAGAAATTGCCCGTTGGCGTTTTCAACAACAAATTGAACGCACTGCTTCCCGTCGTCCCGATTTGCTGGAAAAATGGCAAGAAGAAAGGGAAGAGGGGTCTGGGGACTAG
- a CDS encoding cyanophycinase, translated as MQQLKAKSLEMRTPQATKTAVLVIGGAEDKVHGREILRTFFARAGASKAYITIVPSASREPAIIGGRYIRIFEDMGAQKVEILDIREREQCENPEIKESLEACTGVFLTGGDQLRLCGVLSDTPAMDIIRQRVRSGQLTLAGTSAGAAVMGHHMIAGGGSGETPNRSLVDMATGLGFIPEVIVDQHFHNRNRMGRLISAISAHPDRLGIGIDEDTCAVFERDGWLQVMGKGSVTIVDPTELTHTNEPHVSANEPLTVHNLRLHILSYGDRFHLYQRTVLPAVHRISS; from the coding sequence ATGCAGCAATTAAAAGCTAAATCGCTGGAAATGAGGACACCCCAAGCAACGAAAACCGCCGTGCTAGTTATCGGAGGCGCAGAAGACAAAGTTCACGGACGAGAAATCTTACGGACTTTTTTTGCCCGTGCTGGTGCTAGTAAAGCTTATATTACAATTGTGCCATCAGCGTCCCGTGAACCAGCCATCATCGGTGGTCGGTATATTCGCATTTTTGAAGACATGGGCGCGCAGAAAGTCGAGATTTTAGACATCCGGGAACGGGAACAATGCGAAAATCCAGAGATTAAAGAATCCTTAGAAGCCTGTACGGGAGTGTTTTTAACGGGAGGAGATCAATTACGCCTTTGTGGAGTTCTGTCAGACACACCAGCAATGGATATTATTCGTCAGCGGGTGAGATCAGGACAACTAACCCTAGCCGGAACAAGTGCTGGGGCGGCAGTAATGGGACATCACATGATTGCTGGTGGTGGGAGTGGCGAAACTCCCAATCGTTCCCTTGTAGACATGGCAACAGGTTTGGGATTTATCCCCGAAGTGATTGTTGATCAGCATTTTCACAACCGTAACCGGATGGGAAGACTGATCAGTGCGATCTCTGCCCATCCTGATCGCCTTGGCATTGGCATTGATGAAGATACTTGTGCTGTGTTTGAACGAGATGGTTGGCTGCAAGTCATGGGTAAAGGTAGCGTCACAATTGTCGATCCGACAGAACTTACTCACACCAATGAACCCCATGTTAGTGCCAACGAACCCTTAACTGTACACAATTTACGTCTACATATCCTCAGCTATGGAGATCGCTTCCATCTTTACCAACGTACTGTTTTGCCAGCGGTGCATAGGATCTCCAGCTGA
- the cphA gene encoding cyanophycin synthetase has product MRILKIQTLRGPNYWSIRRHKLIVMRLDLESLAETPSNEIPGFYEGLVEALPSLEGHYCSPGCRGGFLMRVREGTMMGHIVEHVALELQELAGMHVGFGRTRETATPGVYQVVIEYLNEEAGRYAGRAAVRLCQSIVDRGRYPKAELEQDIQDLKDFWRDASLGPSTEAIVKEAEKRGIPWMSLPARFLIQLGYGVNQKRMQATMTNNTGILGVELACDKEATKRILDANGVPVPRGTVINFLDDLEEAIEYVGGYPIVIKPLDGNHGRGITIDIRTWDEAEAAYETARQISRSIIIERYYVGRDHRVLVVDGKVVAVAERIPAHVVADGRSTIAELIDETNKDPNRGEGHDNVLTKIELDRSSYQLLDRQGYDLDSVPSKGTICYLRATANLSTGGSAIDRTDEIHPENLWLAQRVVKIIGLDIAGLDVVTTDISRPLRDVDGVIVEVNAAPGFRMHVAPSQGIPRNVAGAVIDMLFPSEKPSYIPILSVTGTNGKTTTTRLLAHIYKQTGKVVGYTTTDGTYIGDFLVEAGDNTGPQSAHVILQDPTVEVAVLESARGGILRSGLGFDAANVGVVLNVAADHLGIGDIDTIDQLANLKSVVAEAVYPDGYAVLNADDHRVAAMAEKTKANIAYFTMNPDSELVRKHIQKGGVAAVYENGYLSIVKGDWTHRIERAENIPLTMGGKAPFMIANALAAALAAFVQNVTIEEIRAGLRTFRASVSQTPGRMNLFNLGKYHALVDYAHNPASYEAVGSFVRNWTTGQRIGVVGGPGDRRDEDFVTLGKLAADIFDYIIVKEDDDTRGRARGSASDLIIEGIKEVRPNSRYESILDETQAIDKALDMAPDGSLVVILPESVSRAIRLIKVRGVQEEIQPQNANTTISDSQNGVAPSSVVNTLL; this is encoded by the coding sequence ATGAGAATCCTCAAGATCCAGACCTTACGCGGCCCAAACTACTGGAGCATTCGACGCCATAAACTGATCGTCATGCGCCTTGATCTAGAAAGCCTTGCGGAAACGCCCTCCAACGAAATCCCCGGTTTTTATGAGGGGTTAGTTGAGGCACTGCCAAGTCTGGAGGGTCATTATTGTTCCCCCGGCTGCCGTGGCGGGTTTTTGATGCGGGTACGAGAAGGGACGATGATGGGTCACATCGTAGAACACGTCGCCCTAGAACTCCAGGAATTAGCTGGAATGCACGTAGGTTTTGGCCGCACCCGTGAGACTGCCACACCTGGAGTTTACCAGGTAGTAATTGAGTACCTAAATGAGGAGGCGGGACGTTATGCCGGACGTGCAGCAGTACGGCTGTGTCAAAGCATCGTTGATCGGGGTCGTTACCCGAAAGCAGAACTAGAGCAAGATATCCAAGACCTGAAAGATTTTTGGCGTGATGCTTCTTTGGGACCTTCTACAGAAGCAATTGTCAAAGAGGCAGAAAAGCGCGGTATTCCTTGGATGTCCCTACCTGCACGCTTTTTAATTCAGCTAGGCTATGGCGTCAACCAAAAGCGGATGCAAGCAACTATGACCAACAACACAGGTATTCTCGGTGTAGAACTAGCCTGTGATAAAGAAGCCACCAAACGCATACTCGATGCCAATGGTGTACCAGTTCCCAGAGGTACGGTAATTAACTTCTTGGATGATTTGGAAGAAGCCATTGAATATGTAGGCGGTTATCCCATTGTCATTAAACCCTTAGATGGCAACCATGGACGAGGTATCACCATTGATATCAGAACCTGGGATGAAGCTGAAGCTGCCTATGAAACTGCTAGACAGATTTCGCGTTCGATTATTATTGAACGCTATTATGTCGGCCGTGACCATCGGGTATTAGTGGTGGATGGTAAAGTTGTTGCCGTCGCTGAACGAATACCTGCCCACGTAGTTGCTGATGGTAGGTCTACCATTGCTGAATTGATTGATGAAACTAATAAAGACCCAAATCGTGGCGAAGGACATGATAATGTCTTAACTAAGATTGAGTTAGACCGTAGCAGCTACCAACTGCTAGATAGGCAAGGTTATGACCTGGATAGTGTACCCTCTAAAGGTACTATCTGTTATTTACGAGCAACTGCCAATCTTAGCACCGGCGGCAGTGCCATAGATCGCACTGATGAGATTCACCCAGAAAATTTGTGGTTAGCACAACGGGTAGTGAAAATCATCGGCTTAGATATTGCTGGACTGGATGTGGTGACTACAGATATTAGCCGTCCTTTGAGAGATGTAGATGGTGTCATTGTGGAAGTTAACGCCGCTCCAGGTTTTCGGATGCACGTTGCTCCTAGTCAGGGTATCCCTCGCAATGTGGCCGGTGCAGTGATTGATATGTTGTTCCCCAGCGAAAAACCCAGTTATATCCCCATTCTCAGTGTCACAGGTACTAATGGTAAAACTACTACTACTCGTTTGTTAGCACACATTTATAAACAAACAGGTAAAGTTGTAGGTTATACCACGACTGATGGTACTTATATCGGTGATTTCTTAGTAGAGGCTGGAGATAATACCGGGCCCCAAAGCGCCCATGTCATCCTTCAAGATCCCACAGTGGAAGTAGCTGTATTAGAATCGGCTCGCGGTGGTATTCTCCGTTCTGGCTTAGGTTTTGATGCTGCTAATGTGGGTGTGGTGTTAAATGTGGCCGCAGATCATTTAGGTATCGGTGATATTGATACCATTGATCAATTAGCTAATCTCAAAAGTGTGGTTGCAGAAGCTGTGTATCCTGATGGCTATGCTGTTCTCAATGCTGATGATCATCGGGTAGCAGCAATGGCAGAAAAAACAAAAGCTAATATTGCTTATTTCACGATGAATCCTGACTCGGAATTGGTCAGAAAACATATCCAGAAGGGTGGAGTAGCAGCAGTATATGAAAATGGTTATCTGTCAATTGTCAAAGGTGATTGGACTCACCGCATAGAAAGAGCAGAAAATATCCCCTTGACAATGGGTGGTAAAGCACCATTTATGATTGCTAATGCTTTGGCGGCTGCTTTAGCAGCTTTTGTCCAAAATGTGACTATTGAGGAAATTCGTGCTGGTTTAAGAACTTTCCGCGCTTCGGTAAGTCAGACACCGGGACGAATGAATCTGTTTAATTTAGGCAAATACCATGCTTTGGTAGATTATGCCCATAATCCCGCTAGTTATGAAGCTGTTGGTTCTTTTGTTCGTAATTGGACAACTGGACAGCGGATTGGTGTAGTGGGTGGACCTGGCGATCGCCGGGATGAAGATTTTGTGACTCTGGGTAAGTTAGCAGCGGACATCTTTGACTACATTATTGTCAAAGAAGATGATGATACCAGAGGTCGAGCTAGGGGTTCGGCTTCAGATTTGATTATTGAGGGTATTAAGGAGGTTAGACCTAACTCTCGCTATGAATCAATTCTGGATGAAACCCAAGCGATAGATAAAGCCCTTGATATGGCTCCTGATGGTAGTCTGGTGGTAATTTTACCGGAAAGTGTGAGTCGCGCTATTCGGTTAATTAAGGTGCGGGGTGTACAGGAAGAAATACAGCCACAGAATGCAAATACTACTATCAGTGATTCCCAAAATGGGGTAGCACCTTCTTCTGTGGTTAACACCTTACTCTAA
- a CDS encoding AbrB/MazE/SpoVT family DNA-binding domain-containing protein produces the protein MLKIVFLGCLEGRRSLKKSCITSEVEIEFQGNNEIISPVEPVRKGWEKAFIEMAENGDYILLDDV, from the coding sequence GTGTTAAAAATTGTCTTTTTGGGATGCTTGGAGGGAAGAAGAAGTTTAAAAAAAAGTTGTATTACTTCAGAAGTAGAAATAGAATTTCAAGGAAATAATGAGATTATTTCCCCAGTTGAACCAGTAAGAAAAGGTTGGGAAAAAGCATTTATAGAAATGGCGGAAAACGGCGATTATATTTTATTAGATGATGTCTAG
- a CDS encoding S-4TM family putative pore-forming effector, with protein MYGYATQAIKIQIGVLYDNRRLSPLIFDWLYYRLKKQNEEEMNKGTKALIQELL; from the coding sequence TTGTATGGCTACGCCACGCAAGCTATCAAAATTCAAATAGGAGTCCTATATGATAACCGCCGTCTAAGCCCATTAATTTTTGACTGGTTATACTATAGATTAAAAAAACAAAATGAGGAAGAAATGAATAAAGGTACTAAAGCTTTGATTCAAGAATTGCTTTAA
- a CDS encoding AbrB/MazE/SpoVT family DNA-binding domain-containing protein: protein MGKAIKTRIVKIGNSQGLRIPKTLLEQSGINSEVEIEVQGNHLIIRPVEQVRKGWEQAFIEMAEKSDDVLLDDINTTEWDETEWQW, encoded by the coding sequence ATGGGTAAAGCTATTAAAACCAGAATAGTCAAAATCGGTAACTCCCAAGGGTTACGCATTCCCAAAACCTTATTAGAACAAAGCGGAATTAACTCAGAAGTAGAAATAGAAGTTCAAGGAAATCATCTCATTATTCGCCCAGTTGAACAAGTAAGAAAAGGTTGGGAACAAGCATTTATAGAAATGGCAGAAAAAAGCGATGATGTCTTATTAGATGACATCAACACAACAGAATGGGATGAAACAGAATGGCAATGGTAG
- a CDS encoding type II toxin-antitoxin system PemK/MazF family toxin translates to MVVNRFDVFLVNLDPTIGSEIKKTRPCLIISPNEINHNISTVIVAPMTTKGQPYPTRVTCQFQGKEGQIVLDQIRTIDKTRLIKLLGQITTEEQKAVLGILAEMFAK, encoded by the coding sequence ATGGTAGTCAACAGATTTGATGTTTTCCTAGTTAATCTTGACCCTACCATTGGCAGTGAAATTAAAAAAACACGCCCTTGTTTAATAATCTCACCCAACGAAATAAACCATAATATTTCAACTGTCATCGTTGCACCAATGACAACAAAAGGGCAACCATACCCCACAAGAGTAACCTGTCAATTTCAAGGAAAAGAAGGACAAATTGTACTTGACCAAATTCGCACAATAGATAAAACTCGACTAATCAAACTTCTAGGTCAAATTACCACAGAAGAACAAAAAGCAGTTTTGGGTATCTTAGCCGAAATGTTCGCAAAATAA